From Paenibacillus sp. PL2-23:
CCTACTGCTTGACGGGTCGAACGGATCAGGCGGACGACATCTCGCAAGAGGTGTTCCTTAAGGTGCTTCGAAGTACAAACGGATTCCGCGGGGAATCGTCGATACGGACATGGCTGTTTGCTATTGCTCGTAACTGCGCCATTAATCTGCGAAGGTCCGCTTTTCTAAGACGTGTCACGCTTATGGACCTAGTCGAGCGGCGAGAGCTGTCACCTTCAGCCGAAGCTGAGGCAATGGCAAATGTATTCGCCGATGATTTGTGGGAAACGGTAATGGCTCTGCCTGCCAAATATCGCGAGCTTCTCGTACTCGACGCCAAATATGAGATGACGCTCAAGGAGATGGCTCAGCTGACGGGGTTGTCGCTTGGGACGGTCAAGTCACGACTGTCGCGCGCAAGGCGCAAAGCCGCTGAGGCTTGGGAAGGAGGAGACGCGTATGAGCGAGCCTAGACCGGAGTGGTATAAACGTTTGAAGCAAGGACCCTTCCGCGAGCCTTCATTCACGGAGGAGCATATGCAGAAGATTATGATGCGCGGACGAAGCGGCGGGAGCGGAAGGGGACATTTCGGGGTTTATAGGTGGCTAGGATCAGCTGTGGCTGTGGTTGTTGTGCTTGCCATTCTTATAAATACTCAGCTTATATGGCGGTTGGAGAAGGAGCCAGTGCATGCTGTGGTAACGGAGAAGCCGGAGCCTACCCCTGCTCCGACGCCGACGGAGGGCCCACAGCTCACCAGCGAACGGCATTATGTGAAAGGAGCGGCAGAAGCATATGAGGAGCCAGATTATTTTCCCATGAATGAGCCCGTGTTTACGGTACAGCCAGGCATGAAGCTTGAGGTCATGGAGATCAAGGCCGGCTTCGCACGCGTAGAGCGGGACGGGGAGTCAGGATGGATCAACGAGTGGTATCTCACAGCGGATTCAGAAGATCGGTCGGTTACAACGATAGAGCCTTATGTGATGCTGATTGGTCAGCCTATATCGATCCGATCTCACCCTGGGGGTAATGAATGGCCTCCATACAGGCTAGAGCCTGGCAAGGTTGTTCGTGTAATGAAGGAGTATGAGAATTGGGTCAGTATAGACATCGTAACCTATGATCAACCATTTGGAGGCGAGATGTGGGTAGAGAAGGCAGAGCTGGACCCTTGGCATCCCGATCTGGCGAAGGAAGGTATCCTCCGCCAGGGAGCGATGGTGTTCAATGAGGATGGCAGCACGGAGGAGCTTTCCCTCTTCAATGTGGTAATGGTGGAGGAGAAGCTGAGCAACGGACAATATCGGATATCTGCGCCAGGGGGCTTGAACGGGTATATGGATGCGCGGGACTTTGTGCCGAATCCGTTCCTGGCGGAGAGCGAGATGCTGCGACTATTATCCTCGGCCATGCAGGAGCGCTGGCAGATGACATCCGCAGAGATGGCGAATTATGAGGCGTTCGCGGCAGACCGTGATCCGAAGAGACTGCGGGGACTGTCGCCCATTGAGATCTTTCGGTATTATGTACAGGCAGAGGAGAAAGGCGATTTTGAGACGTTATATGCGTTGTACATGGACGATCCCGGGCATGGTGTTCCCGACTATGCGACGTATAAGGAAGACATTCCGCGTTATGAAGCGGAGTTGGAGCGGATCTGGCAGAAGTGGGCGAAGCTGAGAATGGGGTATCGTCTGACAGAGGAGTTAGAGCTAAGCGACAAGGACCACGCCCTGATTCGAATAACGCCTGTGAAGGTTGGCGATCGAAGCGGGCAGGCTGTCTCCGAAGAGGAGTACGGCTTCCAATTGCTCCGGAGCGGGGACGGCATTTGGAAGGTTGCTTGGATGCCGATGCAGTAGGTTCATTGGCGGGACCCATGATCATCATCATGGGTCCTCTTCTTATTGTGGCCAGCCAGAATGAGGGAAGTTTCACTGTGTAGCCAACATCGCAGTATGTTAAAATAGGGACATGACTTAGCATAATCGACGGGCGGTGGAACGATGCACGGGAAAATACTGGTGGTCGACGACGAACAACCGATCGCGGATATATTGAAGTTCAATCTGGAGAAGGAAGGTCATCAGGTGATCTGCGCCTTCGATGGCGGAGAGGCGGTCCGTCTGGCCTTCGAGGAGCAGCCGGACCTCATTCTTCTGGATCTTATGCTGCCGGTGAAGGACGGCATGGACGTCTGCCGCGAGGTGCGGACGAAGCTGCATATGCCGATCATTATGCTGACGGCCAAGGATACGGAAATTGACAAGGTGCTTGGCCTGGAGCTGGGCGCTGACGATTACGTCACGAAGCCGTTCAGCACCCGCGAGCTGCTCGCCCGGGTGAAGGCGCATCTCCGCCGCCAGAATAAGAGCGGACAAGCTGATGGCGCGGATGGCGGGGCGCCTCAGGAGCAGGAGCAGCAGGGGCTGCGCCTGTTCAATCTGTTCATCGACACGAACATGTATGTCGTGTACAAGAATGGCGAGCCGCTGGACCTGACGCATCGGGAGTTCGAGCTGGTCCATTATATGGCGCGCAACAGCGGCAAGGTGATGACGCGGGAGCATCTGCTGCAGGCGGTGTGGGGCTTTGAATATTTTGGCGATGTGCGTACGGTGGACGTGACGATCCGCCGCCTGCGGGAGAAGATCGAGGATGATCCCAGTCGGCCGGAATACATAATGACGCGGCGCGGACTTGGCTACATGATGCGCAATGCGAAGTCGGGAGGCTTCGGTTACGGATGAAGGGAAGGAACTTCTTCCGCACCATTCAGGTGAAGCTTGTCATTATATATTTGCTGCTCATTCTCGTGGCGATGCAGCTGATCGGCGTGTACTTCATCAGCACGGTGAAGAACTCGCTCATTACAAGCTTCACCAACAATCTGAAGGAGCAGGCCGGCATGCTGGCCCAGTTCTCCGCGCCCAGTCTGCTGCCGAAGCTGGAAGCGGGCGACGATTCTGCCGTCAACACGACGGAGGATCTGAATCTCGTGGTGCGTAATCTATTCAGCATCAGCGGCGCAGAGGTGCAGGTGCTCGACGCCAACGGCACGGTTGTCGCGACATCGCTGCAGGTGCATCAGAGCTACATTGGGCAGAAGAACAAGTCGCTGGCGGTCAGCCGGGCGCTGCAGAACATTCCCGATAACGAAGAGGAAATTATTGACGAGGACAATACGCGCAAGAAGATGATCGCTTTGCCCGTTACCTATAACGAGAAGGTTGTCGGCGCTGTCTATGTGGTCGCCTCCATGACGGACCTGTATGAGACGGTGAACCGGGTCAACCAGATTTTTTTCTCGGGGACGCTGATCGCGCTTGGTCTGACCGGCGTGCTGGGCATTCTGCTGGCGCATACGATTACGAATCCCATTCAAGGGCTGACCCGGCAGGCGGAGGCGGTTGCGGATGGGCGGTTCGATCTGAAGGCGCCCGTGCTGGGGGATGACGAGATTGGACGGCTCAGTATGGCGTTCAACGAGATGACGATCCGGCTGAAGGAAGCGTTGTCCGCGAATGAGGAGGAGAACGAGAAGCTGGTGTCGGTGCTCTCCAATATGAGCGACGGAGTGGTAGCGGCGGATGAGCGAGGCGTCATCATCGTCTGGAACCGGCGCGCGCTGGAGCTGCTGGACGCGGAGACCTTCCAGGATGTGAAGCTGTCGGAGCTGCTGGAGCTCTCGCCGGAGAAGATGGCGGAGCTGCAGACGGGTCGCGGGCGCACCCTCCTGATCAAGCGGGAGCCGACTGATCCCGCGCTGCGAGGCGCGGAGCATGAGGGCAGCCTGCTGCGCGTCACCTTCACGCCGATTCACCGCAGAGGTAAGGGCATGACGGGCACGATAGCGGTGCTGCAGGACTTCACCGAGCAGGAGAAGCTGGAGCAGTCGCGCCGGCAATTCGTCGCGAACGTCTCCCATGAGCTGCGCACGCCGCTCACCACGATCAAGAGCTACGCAGAGGCGCTTGGTGATGGAGCGCTGGAGGAGCGTGAGCTGGCGGAGCGGTTCGTGGGGGTTATCAGCAACGAGACGGAGCGGATGATTCGGCTGGTCACGGACCTGCTTCATCTGTCGCGCTTGGACTCCAACCAGGCGCCGCTGCGCCGCCGCCAGACGCAAATCCACGAGATGCTGGACGAGGTGGCGGACCGGTTCTCATTCCAGCTGCGGCAGAAGTCGATTGGCGCGACCGTACAGGTGGAGCGCGGGCTGAAGAAAGCTTGGCTGGACCGCGACCAGATTGATCAGGTACTGGATAATCTGATCTCCAACGCGATCAAATATACGCTGGACGGCGGCACGATACAAATCGCCGCTCGCAAGGCGGGAGACGGAAGCCTGCTGGAGATTAGCGTCAAGGATACCGGCATCGGCATTCCGAAGAAGGACCTGACGCGCATCTTCGACCGATTCTACCGGGTGGACAAGGCACGCTCGCGCAATATGGGCGGGACGGGTCTGGGCCTGTCGATTGCCCGGGAAATCGTGAAGGCGCACGGCGGCACAATCGCGCTGCATTCCGAGCTGAATGAAGGCACCACCGTGTCGTTCACGCTGCCGCTGCTGCAGGAAGGGGGCGAGGCGTAATGATGGAGAAGGCGAAGACGGGCATTCTCATTGTGATGGTTGCCCTCAGCCTGCTGCAGAGCTACTTGCTGGCGTACAGCATGCCCGGTCTCGGCGCGGCGGTGCGAAGCGAGCAGAACTACGTGAACGCAGAGCCGCTGGGGACGGCGTCGAGCGTGGAGGGCGTTATTTTTCCCGATGAGCTTATTCTTCACAAAGGCGGGGACAAGCACACGGTTATCTATCCCGGCACGCAGTTCTACGAAATGATCCTGAATCAGCGTATCGTCGGCCGGGAGTTCAAGGGCTTCCAGCGCAGCACGGCGGCGATTCTGAATTGGGACGAGGTACGTAAGAACGACATGGGGATTGAGCTTCGTTTTGCCGAGGGGATCTCCATTGAGCTGCTGCAGAAGCTGCTGAAGCTGGAGGGCGATCTCCTGTTCCTGAATGAGAAGATCGACAACATCTGGATTCTGAAGACGGAGGGAACGGAGGAGATCCGGACGTTCTTCTTCAGCAGCGAGGAGGACGTGGTGTACGAGTCGGTGCGGGCCGATCTGACGGTGCGCGATGTTCAGGACTATGTCGGCTTCGGCGAGCATCTGCCGGAATACCGGATGACCGCAGACGGGTTGTATATCCCGGCCGAGCCGTTCATGGCGACGGAGATGATCTTCCCGTTCGAGACGTATACGCCGGAGCAGATGCAGCGAAGCCTGTTCTTCGACTCCAGTACAACGCGGGCGTTCGTGGACCGGAGCGGCTCGCAGATCTACACGGACGGCAAGCGGGGACTGAAGGTGGAGCAGGGCGGTATGTGGATTAACTACACGAACCCGGCCGCAACGACCAGCGGCAATACGCCGCTAAGCGAGAATGTGTACGCATCGGTCGATTTCATCAATCAGCACGGGGGCTGGGACGGCACGTACCGGCTCATGAGCGCGACGCCTGAGGATGAGCAGAAGCATGTCACCTTCCGAAAATATATCGAGCAATACCCCGTGGTCGATTCCACGGTGTTCCAATACGGGTATATGAGGCTGACGCTGCAGAAGGGCGTCGTGACGGAATATGCGCGCTCGCTCATTACGCTCGGCTCCCGCACGGAGTCCAGGACGCCGCGCTGGCTGCAGGGCGGCAGGACGCTGGAGGAGATGCTGGAGCGGTATCCGCGCCGCGGCGAGGTGACCGCGCTGTTCCCGGCGCTGAAGTCCGTCCTGCTGGAGAATGCTCGGATGATGTTCGTGCCGGTCTGGGTCGTTCGGCTTGCCGGCGGCACAGAGGAGGTGCTGCTGGAGGCGTACCCGGCAGGCTATGAGCCTCCGCCGGAGCTGCCGGCGGCGACAGAGCGGACCCAGCAGACGGAGGAAGCGGGAGATACGGGGAGGGGCGGCCAAGCTGGCATTGCGGCTGCTGCTGCCGGGCTCGGCGGGCGGCAAGCAGCGGCCATAGCGGAGCAGGATAGGGAGACAGCGGCTTCCTGGGCTGGAAGCGGTGGCGATCCGCAAGGCGATGTGCCGCAGCCTCCCGCAGTCTCGGGAACGGGGAGCGGGAATGATGTCAGGGAGGATGCCGACCCCTATAGGCAGCAGGAGTCGATCGTGGCGTGGACGGACGACGCGAAGCAGGAGCAAGCAGTGGATGAGGAAGCGTCAGCGCTTGACGAAGGACCGGCGGACAATCGGACGCAGAACGGGTCAGCGCTGGAGTAAAGGGCTGATGAACAGCGATGAGGGAGGTGTGTTGGGGTGGATTGGGGCAGAGCCAAAAGCGTATTGATCATCTCGTTCCTCATGCTGAACGTGCTGCTTGGCTATCAGCTGTGGGTCGACATTCGGGAGCAGCTGAATGCCAATGTTAATTCTGCGGAGCTGCCGCCGGACAAGGTGCAGCTGATGAACCAGAAGAGAATATCGATCTCGGCGAATACGAATCTGCCCGTCAGCACGCCCAAGCTCAGCGATCTGTCGTATCTGCTCAAGGCGGACAGCCGCAAGCTGGAGAAGCCTGCGCTGCTGGAGAAGCCGGTGGACAGCGCGCTGATCTTCTCCAAGACGGAGCTGATTCGGGGGCTGGAGGAGCAAATTCCGGATATCGCGTCGTATACGTTCGATCTTCACAGCAGCTCGGAGAGTGTCGCTGTCTTCCACCGGATGGTGGAGGGACGGCCGATGTTCAACGTGAAGCTGGAGCTGTACATCAGCAATTTGAAAATTACAGGCTTCAGGCAGGATCGTGTCGACGACATTAAGCTCGGCGAGGAGCAGCAGGTCATTCCGGCGGCGAAGGTCGTCGCCTCCTTGATTGAGACGTATCTGGAGCCAGGCTCCGTGATTACGGATATTCAGCTGGGCTATCACGGACAAATCTTCGACTCCGAGGAGCAGGTGTCCGCGCCCTCCTGGCGCGTTATGCTGGAGGATGGCGAGGTGTTCTACGTTCATGCCATCAGCGGCGAGGTGGCGACGGACGGCAGCAGCGACCAGCTGACTGTTGGTCCGTCCGGGGTGCCGGTCGGCGAGTAGAGTGCTAGAGTGATGGAATGGAAGCATAGAAGAGGAAGAGGCTGGCCTGGTCAGGACAGCATTGGTCCAATGCTGGACCAGCAGGCAGAAAACAACAGAGGCAATTTGCGCTCTGCAGAGGTACAATGGGGATAGCAAGTACAGCGTGGCAAGCGGGAGAGGACTGGACGTTTTGGGACTTCGATTTACGGTATTGGCCAGCGGGTCGACAGGCAACGCGACGATCGTGCAGGGCACCGAGAAGACGGTAATGGTGGATGCGGGCTTAAGCGCCAAAAAACTGGAGGAGCTGATGCGCGAGCGAGGCGTCGCCGGTCATGAGCTGGACGGACTGTTCGTCACGCATGAGCATTCCGATCATATTAAGGGACTTGGCGCTTTCGCGAGAAAGTACGAGCTTCCGATCTACGCGAATGAAGCGACATGGGCGGCGATGGAACGGCATGTCGGTAACATAGAGGCAGAGAAGCGGGTTGTGATGGAGACGGGAGAGAGTATGGACTTCGGTCCGCTGCGCGTGCAGTCGTACCCCATCTCGCATGATGCCGCCGAGCCGGTAGGCTACACGTTCGAGGAGCATGGCGAGAAGCTGAGTCTGGCAACGGACCTTGGTTATGTAAGCGAGAGGGTCAAGCGGCAGATTATCGACTCCGACGTGCTGGTGCTTGAATCCAATCACGATACGGAGATGCTTCGCATGGGGCGTTATCCCTGGAACATCAAGCGCCGCATCCTGAGCGATGTAGGCCATCTGTCCAACGTGGCGGCGGGCGAGGCGCTGATCGAGCTGATGACGGACCGCACGAAGCGGGTGTATCTGGCTCATCTCAGCCTGGACCATAATCAGATGGACCTGGCTATGCTAACCGTCAATTCTATATTGGAGAATCACGGAATATTTTATAAGCAGGATGAGTTTCCGCTTCGCAAGACGTTCTATGATCGGCCTACGCCATGGGATGAAGTGAGGCGGAAATAAGAGATTCCAGCTGCTCGTCAAGCGCTTCGGCCTTGGCCGCAAGCTCCTCGCGAGTGATGATGCCCTTGTCTACGAACAGCTCCAGCATGGCGCTCAGCGTTAGCACGGTGCGATAGTGGTCATCCTTCAGATCGGCGAGCTTGGCGGCTAGCTGAACGTGCTCCCAGACGGGAGAGGGCTTGGCATTGGATTTCATCAGAAATATCGCTCCTTTGGCTTTGAATCTATTATTATTGTAGTCAATTCTTCCGAAAACATTCCTAGATGATGAATGTAGCCTAAGTTCCGCAGCAAGGAGAGGAGCGTTTCCGATGAGCATTTTCGATGACGATTTTTATTCGACGAAGGTATCGAGACGAACGGTACGCAAGAGCCGGCGTGAAGACGGCAGCCGGATGTCCTCCTTCAGCGGAGACCGCAGGTGGTCCAGCCTGAGGATCGCCCTCGTGTCTTCCTTCACGAGCGCGATAGCGGCCACCGTGTTGTTCGGACTGTTCATGGGCGGCTTTGGCCTGGACTTGGGCGGCGGCGGCGGCAAAGCGCCGGGGAATGCGGCAGTGTCGGCCGATCCATCGGAGCGGACGATCAATGCGACGGCGAAGGTGAGGCCGGCCGTGGTCAGCGTTATCAACGAGCAGACCTTCGAGCTGGGCCTGGGCGGAGAGCTGCTGGAGGAAGGGGCGAAGGGCTCGGGCGTGCTGCGTGAAGCGGGCGTTGGCTCGGGCTTTATTATACAGAAGAAAGCCGGCAGGGCGTTTGTGGTGACGAACTACCATGTCGTGGCGAATGCCGAGAAGGTGAAAACCGTGCTAACCACCGGCGAGGTGCGGGACGCGCGCGTCGTTGGTCTGGATCAGATTACGGATCTGGCGGTGCTGGAGATTGACGCCAAAGGGATCGACACGGTTGCGGAGATCGGCGATTCCTCCGCGCTGCAGGCGGCTGAGTTCGTCATGGCGATCGGCAATCCGCTCGGCATGGGCGAATCCATTACGATGGGCGTGGTCAGCGTCATCAAGGAGACGGTGCCGGTATCGCTGAATCAGAACGGCGTGATCGACTGGGAGCAGGAGGTCATACGCGTCGATGCCGCAATTAACCAAGGCAACAGCGGAGGGCCGCTGATCGACCTCGACGGCCGTGTGGTCGGCATTAACAGCATGAAGATTGCCGACTTCGGCGTGGAGAGCATCGGCTACGCCATTCCGATCAACAACGCTATGCCCATCGTGGAGAGCTTGATGGAGAAGGGCTTCGTGCCTCGTCCGTATCTCGGCGTCTATACGCTGGATCTGGCGCAGTATTGGGAGCAGCAGGACCTGGAGGAGCTGTACGGTGAAGAGGGCAAGAAGGACCGCTCCGAGGATAAGGAT
This genomic window contains:
- the yycI gene encoding two-component system regulatory protein YycI, with the translated sequence MDWGRAKSVLIISFLMLNVLLGYQLWVDIREQLNANVNSAELPPDKVQLMNQKRISISANTNLPVSTPKLSDLSYLLKADSRKLEKPALLEKPVDSALIFSKTELIRGLEEQIPDIASYTFDLHSSSESVAVFHRMVEGRPMFNVKLELYISNLKITGFRQDRVDDIKLGEEQQVIPAAKVVASLIETYLEPGSVITDIQLGYHGQIFDSEEQVSAPSWRVMLEDGEVFYVHAISGEVATDGSSDQLTVGPSGVPVGE
- the yycF gene encoding response regulator YycF, which produces MHGKILVVDDEQPIADILKFNLEKEGHQVICAFDGGEAVRLAFEEQPDLILLDLMLPVKDGMDVCREVRTKLHMPIIMLTAKDTEIDKVLGLELGADDYVTKPFSTRELLARVKAHLRRQNKSGQADGADGGAPQEQEQQGLRLFNLFIDTNMYVVYKNGEPLDLTHREFELVHYMARNSGKVMTREHLLQAVWGFEYFGDVRTVDVTIRRLREKIEDDPSRPEYIMTRRGLGYMMRNAKSGGFGYG
- a CDS encoding sigma-70 family RNA polymerase sigma factor is translated as MEQDYWRYVARFTPETLGELMKQYGQEVWNYAYCLTGRTDQADDISQEVFLKVLRSTNGFRGESSIRTWLFAIARNCAINLRRSAFLRRVTLMDLVERRELSPSAEAEAMANVFADDLWETVMALPAKYRELLVLDAKYEMTLKEMAQLTGLSLGTVKSRLSRARRKAAEAWEGGDAYERA
- a CDS encoding S1C family serine protease gives rise to the protein MSIFDDDFYSTKVSRRTVRKSRREDGSRMSSFSGDRRWSSLRIALVSSFTSAIAATVLFGLFMGGFGLDLGGGGGKAPGNAAVSADPSERTINATAKVRPAVVSVINEQTFELGLGGELLEEGAKGSGVLREAGVGSGFIIQKKAGRAFVVTNYHVVANAEKVKTVLTTGEVRDARVVGLDQITDLAVLEIDAKGIDTVAEIGDSSALQAAEFVMAIGNPLGMGESITMGVVSVIKETVPVSLNQNGVIDWEQEVIRVDAAINQGNSGGPLIDLDGRVVGINSMKIADFGVESIGYAIPINNAMPIVESLMEKGFVPRPYLGVYTLDLAQYWEQQDLEELYGEEGKKDRSEDKDGLEGSAGDIKLPDEVLSGVIVLEAVGPALDAGLQFNDVIVKLDDKRIGSTMELRKYLYEAKSAGDELIVTYYRDGKQQTTKLKLGETGAEE
- a CDS encoding two-component system activity regulator YycH yields the protein MMEKAKTGILIVMVALSLLQSYLLAYSMPGLGAAVRSEQNYVNAEPLGTASSVEGVIFPDELILHKGGDKHTVIYPGTQFYEMILNQRIVGREFKGFQRSTAAILNWDEVRKNDMGIELRFAEGISIELLQKLLKLEGDLLFLNEKIDNIWILKTEGTEEIRTFFFSSEEDVVYESVRADLTVRDVQDYVGFGEHLPEYRMTADGLYIPAEPFMATEMIFPFETYTPEQMQRSLFFDSSTTRAFVDRSGSQIYTDGKRGLKVEQGGMWINYTNPAATTSGNTPLSENVYASVDFINQHGGWDGTYRLMSATPEDEQKHVTFRKYIEQYPVVDSTVFQYGYMRLTLQKGVVTEYARSLITLGSRTESRTPRWLQGGRTLEEMLERYPRRGEVTALFPALKSVLLENARMMFVPVWVVRLAGGTEEVLLEAYPAGYEPPPELPAATERTQQTEEAGDTGRGGQAGIAAAAAGLGGRQAAAIAEQDRETAASWAGSGGDPQGDVPQPPAVSGTGSGNDVREDADPYRQQESIVAWTDDAKQEQAVDEEASALDEGPADNRTQNGSALE
- the walK gene encoding cell wall metabolism sensor histidine kinase WalK — protein: MKGRNFFRTIQVKLVIIYLLLILVAMQLIGVYFISTVKNSLITSFTNNLKEQAGMLAQFSAPSLLPKLEAGDDSAVNTTEDLNLVVRNLFSISGAEVQVLDANGTVVATSLQVHQSYIGQKNKSLAVSRALQNIPDNEEEIIDEDNTRKKMIALPVTYNEKVVGAVYVVASMTDLYETVNRVNQIFFSGTLIALGLTGVLGILLAHTITNPIQGLTRQAEAVADGRFDLKAPVLGDDEIGRLSMAFNEMTIRLKEALSANEEENEKLVSVLSNMSDGVVAADERGVIIVWNRRALELLDAETFQDVKLSELLELSPEKMAELQTGRGRTLLIKREPTDPALRGAEHEGSLLRVTFTPIHRRGKGMTGTIAVLQDFTEQEKLEQSRRQFVANVSHELRTPLTTIKSYAEALGDGALEERELAERFVGVISNETERMIRLVTDLLHLSRLDSNQAPLRRRQTQIHEMLDEVADRFSFQLRQKSIGATVQVERGLKKAWLDRDQIDQVLDNLISNAIKYTLDGGTIQIAARKAGDGSLLEISVKDTGIGIPKKDLTRIFDRFYRVDKARSRNMGGTGLGLSIAREIVKAHGGTIALHSELNEGTTVSFTLPLLQEGGEA
- a CDS encoding MBL fold metallo-hydrolase, translated to MGLRFTVLASGSTGNATIVQGTEKTVMVDAGLSAKKLEELMRERGVAGHELDGLFVTHEHSDHIKGLGAFARKYELPIYANEATWAAMERHVGNIEAEKRVVMETGESMDFGPLRVQSYPISHDAAEPVGYTFEEHGEKLSLATDLGYVSERVKRQIIDSDVLVLESNHDTEMLRMGRYPWNIKRRILSDVGHLSNVAAGEALIELMTDRTKRVYLAHLSLDHNQMDLAMLTVNSILENHGIFYKQDEFPLRKTFYDRPTPWDEVRRK